One part of the Synergistaceae bacterium genome encodes these proteins:
- a CDS encoding response regulator: MTAIHNIREAFLEITMLPFLFVFSAFLGGRLATKSEINRRFLFLVASTLTAACFEVLTEIFTDIKTVTVWRKLFYATINVNGYCLMCYVAAYTRKISRRFAEIHFFFLALSVIIPFMFRYSGDISMIFSPGVGVLFVLEGFVLQLAYQEYYGNGQFIVMNVLFVLLIDSFVMQYLFRQNMPLVYTVATIMLVFTFFYLEAPTYRQLLSAQNEIEEARLMAEDSMRKAGAANKAKSNFLASTSHEIRTPMNAILGINEMIHAEAKDWETQKASQDIKNAGEHLLNIVNNILDISKIEAGKMELYESDYHLWEILKDCEGYITGLIGKNPAIKFILSADPSMPEHLHGDALRLKQVLTNLLSNSAKYTLKGSIALNVSCESVSDNNSAVILKFVVEDTGIGMRESESANIFEPFERANIIETRHIPGAGLGLALVKNIINIMSGRIDLESEYGKGTRVTFEIPQRIVRGDNITIQEYEDYMQNAANVETAAEDDGPSVWPGAKILVVDDTPVNLVVAKGMLKESMADIDTAESGEEALQKIKAGHYDIVFLDHKMPGMDGVETLGHAKKYAPDTAFIALTANAGGNARAEYIGMGFDDYLPKPFKSLEMMKLLRQFLNKK, encoded by the coding sequence ATGACGGCAATACATAATATCAGAGAGGCATTTCTTGAGATTACAATGCTTCCGTTCCTGTTCGTATTCTCTGCTTTCCTGGGCGGACGGCTTGCGACTAAATCAGAGATTAATCGGCGTTTTCTCTTCCTAGTTGCGTCAACATTAACGGCGGCGTGCTTTGAGGTTCTCACGGAGATTTTCACCGACATAAAAACCGTAACGGTATGGCGCAAATTATTCTACGCTACAATCAACGTCAACGGCTACTGCTTAATGTGCTACGTTGCGGCATACACGCGCAAAATCAGCAGGAGATTCGCGGAGATACATTTCTTCTTCCTGGCTTTGAGCGTGATTATTCCGTTCATGTTCCGTTACAGCGGGGACATTTCTATGATATTCTCGCCGGGAGTCGGGGTTCTTTTCGTGCTTGAAGGATTCGTGTTACAGCTCGCGTATCAGGAGTATTACGGCAACGGACAATTTATCGTAATGAATGTGCTGTTCGTGCTGCTGATTGACTCGTTCGTCATGCAGTACCTTTTCCGGCAGAATATGCCCCTCGTTTACACTGTCGCAACTATCATGCTTGTGTTCACGTTCTTTTACCTTGAAGCACCCACGTACAGGCAGCTATTATCAGCTCAGAACGAAATAGAAGAAGCCCGCCTCATGGCTGAGGACTCAATGAGGAAAGCCGGAGCCGCCAACAAAGCAAAAAGCAACTTCCTCGCAAGCACGTCGCACGAAATCCGCACACCAATGAACGCAATACTCGGTATCAATGAGATGATTCACGCGGAGGCAAAAGACTGGGAGACGCAGAAAGCCTCACAGGACATCAAGAACGCGGGCGAGCATTTATTGAACATCGTCAACAATATTCTTGACATCTCAAAGATTGAGGCCGGGAAAATGGAGCTTTACGAGTCAGATTATCACCTTTGGGAGATTCTCAAAGACTGCGAGGGATATATCACAGGTCTGATCGGAAAGAACCCCGCAATAAAATTCATACTCAGCGCAGATCCTTCAATGCCCGAACATCTGCACGGGGACGCATTGAGGCTAAAGCAGGTGCTGACAAACTTACTCAGCAATTCCGCGAAATATACCCTCAAAGGAAGCATAGCCCTTAACGTTTCGTGCGAATCAGTCAGCGATAATAATTCCGCCGTAATCCTGAAATTTGTCGTTGAGGACACCGGAATAGGAATGCGGGAGAGTGAGAGCGCAAATATCTTTGAGCCTTTCGAGCGGGCGAATATCATCGAAACGAGGCACATACCCGGTGCGGGACTCGGCCTTGCGTTAGTCAAGAACATCATTAACATCATGAGCGGGCGTATAGACCTTGAGAGCGAATACGGCAAGGGAACCCGCGTAACGTTCGAGATACCGCAGAGAATAGTACGGGGGGACAACATCACGATTCAGGAGTATGAAGACTACATGCAGAACGCTGCCAATGTAGAGACAGCCGCGGAGGATGACGGGCCGTCAGTGTGGCCGGGGGCGAAAATTCTTGTGGTTGACGATACCCCGGTGAATCTTGTTGTCGCAAAAGGAATGCTGAAAGAGTCAATGGCTGACATTGATACGGCTGAGTCCGGCGAGGAGGCTTTACAGAAAATAAAGGCCGGGCATTATGATATTGTCTTCCTAGATCACAAAATGCCGGGGATGGACGGAGTAGAGACTCTCGGCCATGCGAAAAAATACGCCCCTGATACCGCGTTCATTGCCCTTACAGCGAACGCCGGGGGAAACGCCCGGGCGGAATATATCGGGATGGGCTTCGATGACTACCTGCCCAAACCGTTCAAGAGCCTCGAAATGATGAAGCTATTGCGTCAGTTCCTCAACAAAAAATAG
- a CDS encoding PH domain-containing protein produces the protein MEPFYRTYKPAKRGFYKLWLLVILILVLAWVVNHYNPGADWCKWIWYAAAAVDVLIVLYILVKRMTISLTLKDNPEKPSDQEVSFSELSPLKPFSSDFSKSIEIGLMNIEHIEVKQTLMQKILGIGDIIIASSGTGREEIIAPGILHPVEVRDEIQEHASRYKAKI, from the coding sequence ATGGAACCGTTCTACAGGACATACAAGCCCGCAAAAAGAGGGTTCTACAAGCTGTGGCTTCTCGTGATTCTGATTCTCGTGCTGGCATGGGTAGTGAATCATTACAACCCCGGCGCGGACTGGTGTAAATGGATATGGTACGCCGCCGCCGCTGTTGATGTTCTCATTGTGCTTTACATTCTCGTGAAGCGCATGACAATATCTCTCACGCTCAAAGATAACCCCGAAAAGCCCTCGGATCAGGAAGTATCATTCTCAGAGTTAAGCCCTCTGAAGCCGTTCAGCTCGGATTTCAGCAAGTCGATTGAAATCGGCCTTATGAACATTGAGCATATCGAGGTAAAACAGACGCTCATGCAGAAAATTTTAGGCATCGGCGACATCATAATAGCCTCGTCAGGAACAGGCCGCGAGGAAATAATCGCTCCGGGAATCCTTCACCCCGTTGAAGTCCGCGATGAGATTCAGGAACACGCAAGCAGGTACAAGGCCAAAATTTAG
- a CDS encoding APC family permease: MLFMIDTDRHLKRELTPLNVWSLAFGCVIGWSAYVMPGTVFLPSAGPLGTLIAMEIAAFVMLIISYNYSYMIKKFPLTGGEFIYAKTSFGETHGFICAWFLSLSYLSVIPLNATALNMIMRAVFGDAFKFGFHYTVSGYDVWFGEMLLALGVMAVLMLVSFMGVIFTGKLQTYLVMILLGGILVIIGAAFVSPNVSAANIHPMFRPVTQDFTKGIIAQIVAVAITGPQSFIGFDTVPQLMEESKFSPDKVKVVMDTSIICGLFVYLALTLLACSVVPYVYHHSWPAYIADLPNQSGTAGIATLNAANIVMGKTGLAVITASVLAAMLTGIIGFYTATSRVLYSMARDGMIPEWFGYLNRNGVPSHAGLFCAGVAGVTCLFGRAVMGWVFDMASIGASIGFAYTSLAAAKYAWREKRRDIMIFGVLGVIFSLAMAVILLDSLSYESYTLLFLWGVIGTLFYVIRRIWGGGGGLTAKNYLPNEEDSGE; this comes from the coding sequence ATGCTATTCATGATTGACACGGACAGGCATCTCAAGCGCGAGCTAACTCCCCTCAATGTATGGTCGCTGGCGTTCGGCTGCGTCATAGGCTGGAGCGCGTATGTAATGCCGGGTACGGTGTTCCTTCCCAGCGCCGGCCCTCTTGGGACTCTTATTGCGATGGAGATTGCCGCGTTCGTCATGCTCATAATCTCGTACAACTACAGCTACATGATAAAGAAATTCCCGCTGACCGGGGGCGAGTTCATTTACGCCAAGACATCATTCGGCGAGACACACGGATTTATTTGCGCGTGGTTTCTGTCGCTGTCGTATTTGTCCGTCATCCCCCTAAACGCTACTGCCCTCAATATGATTATGCGGGCGGTATTCGGCGACGCGTTCAAGTTCGGATTTCACTACACTGTATCGGGCTATGATGTCTGGTTCGGTGAAATGCTGCTTGCGCTCGGAGTCATGGCCGTGTTAATGCTAGTGAGCTTCATGGGCGTAATATTCACCGGGAAATTGCAGACATACCTTGTCATGATTCTTCTCGGCGGGATACTCGTAATAATCGGGGCGGCGTTCGTGAGTCCGAATGTTTCAGCCGCCAACATTCACCCGATGTTCCGCCCGGTAACGCAGGACTTCACGAAAGGGATAATCGCGCAGATTGTAGCAGTTGCCATAACCGGCCCGCAGTCGTTCATAGGGTTTGACACTGTGCCGCAATTGATGGAGGAGTCGAAATTCTCGCCGGACAAAGTGAAAGTAGTCATGGACACAAGCATAATATGCGGGCTTTTCGTGTACTTGGCACTGACATTGCTGGCGTGTTCTGTCGTTCCGTATGTGTATCATCATTCATGGCCTGCGTACATTGCAGACCTCCCGAATCAGTCAGGCACGGCGGGAATCGCTACCCTCAACGCGGCTAATATAGTGATGGGCAAGACGGGACTCGCGGTGATTACGGCCTCAGTTCTTGCGGCGATGCTGACGGGGATTATAGGATTCTACACAGCTACAAGCCGAGTGCTTTACTCGATGGCCAGGGACGGAATGATCCCCGAATGGTTCGGCTACCTCAACAGGAACGGAGTCCCCTCCCACGCGGGACTCTTCTGCGCCGGAGTCGCCGGGGTAACATGCCTTTTCGGGCGGGCGGTAATGGGCTGGGTGTTCGACATGGCCTCTATAGGAGCGTCAATAGGCTTTGCGTACACTTCACTTGCGGCGGCAAAATATGCGTGGCGGGAAAAACGCAGAGACATTATGATTTTCGGGGTACTCGGCGTAATATTCTCGCTGGCTATGGCTGTTATACTTCTCGACTCACTGAGCTACGAGTCATATACTCTGCTGTTCTTATGGGGAGTAATAGGGACTTTGTTTTACGTAATCCGGCGTATATGGGGGGGGGGGGGGGGCTTAACCGCCAAAAATTACCTGCCGAATGAAGAAGATTCCGGGGAATAA
- the hemW gene encoding radical SAM family heme chaperone HemW, giving the protein MAVSLYVHVPFCERKCGYCSFYSMAGGRELIPAWLEALKREAESYSRDGKIPLSTLYIGGGTPTFLTVTEWDTLMTIIRANFSTSAITEATTEANPASLTPEHVSFFRDNNFTRISLGVQSMNDSELLTLGRLHDSRSAEKAMSLVKSSGLNLSCDLIFAIPGQTLRSWDYSLRRVMEYACHISCYQLTLEPGVPMWEKFGGDDLNGAGYKFYRYAQYMLPRHNFGQYEISNFALPGHECRHNLAYWNHSDVIAIGPSAVSYVDGVRCANPSELGKYIAGVKGEREKLSPRDSELELVILSLRTKFGVPRKNLLPEIERAISEMPADLFVFTPERIALSPRGMRLGNYIWSEIMLCAEV; this is encoded by the coding sequence TTGGCGGTCTCACTGTATGTACATGTTCCGTTCTGTGAGAGGAAGTGCGGCTACTGCTCATTCTACAGCATGGCCGGAGGAAGGGAGCTTATTCCCGCGTGGCTTGAGGCTCTGAAACGCGAGGCAGAGTCATATTCCCGGGACGGGAAAATTCCGCTGTCGACTCTCTACATCGGCGGAGGGACTCCAACGTTCCTGACTGTAACGGAATGGGATACTCTGATGACGATAATCCGCGCTAATTTCAGCACGTCAGCAATCACAGAAGCCACTACAGAAGCGAACCCCGCAAGCCTGACTCCTGAGCATGTATCATTCTTCAGGGACAATAATTTTACCCGCATTAGCTTGGGAGTGCAGAGCATGAATGACTCTGAGCTTCTGACTTTGGGACGCTTGCACGATTCCCGGTCAGCAGAAAAAGCAATGTCCCTCGTGAAATCTTCCGGGCTGAATCTCAGCTGTGATTTGATTTTCGCCATACCAGGCCAGACTCTAAGGTCATGGGATTATTCGTTACGGCGCGTGATGGAATATGCGTGTCATATTTCGTGCTATCAGCTTACGTTAGAGCCTGGAGTCCCGATGTGGGAGAAATTCGGCGGGGATGACCTGAACGGGGCGGGCTACAAGTTTTACCGTTACGCGCAGTACATGCTTCCGCGTCATAATTTCGGGCAGTATGAGATCTCTAATTTCGCGCTTCCCGGCCATGAATGCCGGCACAATTTAGCGTACTGGAATCATTCGGACGTTATAGCAATTGGGCCGTCTGCTGTGAGCTATGTTGACGGGGTAAGGTGCGCGAATCCGTCCGAGCTTGGGAAATATATTGCGGGCGTTAAGGGTGAACGGGAAAAATTATCGCCGAGGGATTCGGAGCTTGAGCTTGTGATTCTGTCTTTGCGGACGAAATTCGGAGTCCCGCGTAAAAATCTCCTGCCTGAAATCGAACGCGCAATATCTGAAATGCCCGCGGATCTTTTTGTGTTCACGCCTGAGAGAATCGCACTGTCTCCGCGGGGAATGAGGCTGGGAAATTATATATGGTCTGAAATTATGCTTTGTGCTGAAGTTTAG